The proteins below come from a single Stigmatopora argus isolate UIUO_Sarg chromosome 11, RoL_Sarg_1.0, whole genome shotgun sequence genomic window:
- the dennd10 gene encoding DENN domain-containing protein 10, whose protein sequence is MASTETPSMLSIGLIEKDVNGDTLWVWCYPAVSSELRKVLLTKCCLTQSNEEFHTFVFGQFCRTWYYISTMAVQEPTALNKVTHLSVAVIAKDFNPEKYAALNRILCRTYIKYGSPVKMMEVYIAVLTKGICQSEENGSFLIKDYDVRQAFLAGSIKDVVLQFGMETIILYTAVMLKKRIAVHHPRIEALLEFTRALPALAWHRKDWSILHPYVHLSDSELEHLSKCPGYIAGFVDPEVSNRTELFDVYVNLPESIITISQSAKESMMMGKLHKEIGHLIVQSAEDTERSDSHVIKDISLKTKQILTHLGSLADQCEGSKLTMEHLKQQHFPSATENFLFHLAAAEQILQI, encoded by the exons aaaaaGATGTGAATGGGGACACTCTATGGGTTTGGTGTTACCCTGCAGTTAGCTCAGAACTTCGAAAAGTCCTGCTTACCAAATGCTGTTTGACACAGAGCAATGAAGAGTTTCACACATTTGTGTTCGGTCAGTTCTGTCGTACTTGGTATTACATCAGCACGATGGCGGTGCAAGAGCCTACAGCTCTCAACAAG GTAACACATTTGTCGGTGGCGGTTATAGCCAAAGACTTCAATCCAGAGAAATATGCTGCACTCAATCGAATATTGTGCAG GACGTACATCAAATATGGCAGTCCAGTGAAAATGATGGAGGTCTACATTGCGGTCCTGACCAAAGGTATTTGTCAAAGTGAAGAGAATGGCTCCTTTTTAATCAAGGACTACGATGTTCGGCAGGCATTTCTGGCAGGATCCATTAAAG ATGTGGTATTGCAGTTTGGTATGGAAACCATTATCCTGTACACTGCTGTTATGCTGAAAAAGCGAATTGCTGTCCACCACCCTCGAATTGAAGCCTTGTTGGAATTCACAAG AGCGCTTCCTGCTCTTGCGTGGCACAGGAAAGATTGGTCGATCCTGCATCCATATGTGCATCTGAGTGACAGTGAATTGGAGCATCTCAGTAAAtgtccag GGTATATAGCAGGATTTGTTGATCCAGAAGTTAGCAACAGAACAGAGCTTTTTGATGTGTATGTCAACCTTCCAGAAAGCATCATTACTATATCACAGAGTGCTAAAG AGAGTATGATGATGGGGAAGTTACACAAGGAAATCGGCCATTTAATCGTCCAATCTGCAGAAGATACAGAGAGGTCAGATAGTCACGTCATTAAG GATATTTCTTTGAAGACCAAACAGATTCTTACTCATTTGGGGTCGTTGGCCGATCAGTGCGAAGGCTCTAAACTAACTATGGAACATTTAAAGCAGCAACATTTCCCTTCGGCAACAGAAAACTTCTTATTTCATCTAGCGGCTGCAGAGCAGATTTTACAAATATAA